The genomic stretch CACTGTCATCACCTTGAGCTGAGAACAGCCCCACCTCCACCCAGAGGGGCTCCAGGGAACAGGAAGTCTATTTCTGTAGTAGTAAACCAAATACAGGGAGTACTTCCTGTCTGACATTCCTGGCCTGGGCTGAGTTCCTGCTCCACTCCAACCCCAGtcacttaaaggcccagtgcagtcatgAATGTAATTTTCCTGTTTTATATACActtttccacactatgaggttggaataatactgtgaaattgtgaaaattatgataatgcatttttagtgtaagagctgtttgaaaagaccgcctgaaatatCAGGCCGTTTTGGTGCGATGGGTTTTTTGTcagcctggtgacatcaccaggtggtaaattagttattataaaccgggtggtttgagcgctcaatgctgattggctgacagccatggtatatcagaccgtataccatgggtatgacaaaacatttatttttactaccttattgcttaaatagaccAATAAAAGAGTTTCAAACCTTTTTGCCActaccagacagtcctagctaaattcttgcttgaaaaATAGCTCttcgctaagaagctattttagtTTATTTTTGGCCATTTCAATTGAAAAAAAATCACAGTAACTTAATTGATACCAAGACATTATTTGATAGAAATGAGATACAAACTGCTGCATTGGGCCTTAAATAATTACAGTGcagtcagaaagtattcagaccccttgactttttccacatttttttacgctatagccttattttaaaattgattaaatcgttttttcccctcaatctacacacaataacccataatgacaaaacaagcaaaaactgctttttataaatttttgcaaatgtattaaaagtacaaaactgaaatatcacatttacataagtattcagaccctttacttagtactttgttgaagcacctttggcagcgattacagcctcgagtcttcttgggtatgacgttacaagcttggcatatatttggggagtttctcccattcttctctgcagatcctctcaagctctgtcaagttggatggggagcgtcgctgcacagctattttcaggtctctccagagatgttggctcgggttcaagtccgggatctggctgggccactcaaggtcattcagagacttgtcccgaagccactcctgctgtgtgcttagggtcattgtcctgttggaaggtaaacttcgccccagtctgaggtcctgagcaggttgtcaaggatctccctgtactttcctccgttcatctttccctcaatcctgactagtctcccagtccctgccgctgaaaaacacccccacagcatgatgctgccaccaccatgcttcaccatagggatggtggcaggtttcctccagacgtgacgcttggcattcaggccaaagagttcaatcttggtttcatcagaccagagaatcttgtttctcatggtctgagagtctttaggtgccttttggcaaactccaaacgggatgtcatgtgccttttactgaggagtggcttccgtctggccactttaccataaaggcctgattggtggagtgctgcaaagatggttgtccttctggaaggttcctatctccacagaggaactctggagctccttcagtgaccatcgggttcttggtcacctccctgaccaaggcccttctcccccgattgctcagtttggccaggtggccagctctgggaagtcttggtggttccaaaacatcttccatttaataatgatggaggccactgtgttcttggggaccttcaatgctgcagaaattttttggtacccttccacagatctgcgcctcgacacaatcctgtctcggatctctacggacaattctttcgacctcatggcttggtttttgctccaacatgcactgtcaactgtgggatcttatatagacaggtgtgtgcctttccaaatcatgtccaatcaattgaaatgaccacagttggactccaatcaatttgtagaaacctctcaaggatgatcaatggaaacaggatgcacctgagctcaattgagtaaaaaaacaaactaaaaaaactgtcattttgtcattatggagtattgtatgtagattgatgagtatttgtatttatttaatccattttagaataagactaatgtaacaaaatgtgcaaaaagtcaaATGGTCTGAATAGTTCCGAATGCACGGTAACTGTCATAAACACAGCCAATGGCTAGCTCTTTCATATTGTAATATTGCCATCACTATATTAATGGCGAAAGATTGGTCATTGAGGTCACACTGCATTGTGTGTCAGCTTTAAGACTGAGGACAATAAAGGCTATATTTGAGCCCATGGGGATTTGAACTCAATGGTCATATTTTCCATATAAAAAtgtacagaaaaaatatatacagttgaagtcggaagtttacatacacttaggttggagtcattaaaactagtttttcaaccactccacacatttcttgttaacaaactatagttttggctagtcggttaggacatctactttgtgcatgacaagtcatttttccaacaattgtttacagacagattatttcatttataattcactgtatcacaattccagtgggtcagaagtttacatacactaaattgactgtgcctttaaacagcttggaaaattccagaaaatgatgtcatggctttagaagcttctgataggctaattgacatcatgagtcaattggaggtgtacctgtggatgtatttcaaggcctaccttcaaactcagtgcctctttgcttgacatcatggaaaaatgaaaagaaatcagccaagacctcagaaaaaaaattgtatacctccacaagtctggttcatccttgggagcaatttccaaacgcctgaaagtaccacgttcatctgtacaaacaatagcaggcaagtataaacaccacgggaccacgcagcagtcataccgctcaggaaggagacacgttctgtctcctagagatgaacgtactttggtgcgaaaagtgcaaataaatcccagagcagagcaacagcaaaggaccttgtgaagatgctggaggaaacaggtacaaaaagtatctatatccacagtaaaacaagtcctatattgacataacctgaaaggccgctcagcaaggaagaagccactgctccaaaaccgccataaaaaagccagactacggtttgcaactgcacatggggacaaagatcgtactttttggagaaatgtcctatggtctgatgaaacaaaaatagaactgtttggccataataaccatcgttatgtttggaggaaaaagggggtggcttgcaagccgaagaacaccatcccaaccgtgaagcacgggggtggcagcatcatgctgtgggggtgctttgctgcaggagggattggtgcacttcacaaaatagatatcatcatgaggaaggaaaatgatgtggatttattgaagcaacatctcaagacatcagtcaggaagttaaagcttggtcgcaaatgggtcttccaaatggacaatgaccccaagcatacttccaaagttgtggcaaaatggcttaaggacaacaaagtcaaggtattggagtggccatcacaaaaggtgtatgtaaacttccgacttcaactgtatatttgacAAGAAAATGCCACGCAAACTGCAGGGACTCAAACATTCATCAGATAATGTACACTAATAGCCATTTTATTATTTACTTGTAGTACCTTCAATCAATCAAGTGCATATAAGAATGTTGACAGATAGCTGATAACATCCACATACAAAAAGAGAATGACAGATTGACAGTAAATACatcaggggaggggaggagggggggtaggTTAACTACAGAGTCTTCAGACAGCAGCTACATTCCTCATGTCCCTTTAGGGTCCTACTAGGATTTATCTTCGTCAGATGAGGCAAATATTATACGGAACATCTCCTTCAGCTAAACATCATTCTATACTCTCCTTTGCCTTGCCTGGGTAGCTACCATCTTTGTGGTCTGGCCCCTGTTGTGTTTTGCACAACACAGCACTAGATTTTGAATGAAGGAACACAAAGAATGTAACTAATGAATGGTCAGTATTTTCAACCTCATAGCAGATACCTCAGTTTGTCAAGTACAATACTATAACTCAACTTGCACTGCAATTCTACTTGAATCACTAAATTAATGAGTTTTTAGAATAGGTAGGTTTTTCGTTTTTTTAGGTAGACTATATTATTTCTGAGAGACATATTTCTACACTTTAGAGGGTATTACAGCAATGCTGTAGTACTGAAATAATTTTGTCCAGTAGACATGTCGGTCTTTGTAGGCTTATCAGAATTACAACTACACTATTGGACTAATCATCCGTTTAGTGTTAGGGCTCTTCTGCACTAGCTTTGATACTTATTCAGTTGTGTTTCTAGATTATATGGATTTATTCAATTATCCACATCAAGTTCAGTTAAATAGTATATAATGCTTATAGGCCACAAGATGGAGCTCTATTTCAAAGAGCTATTCAAAGTGACAAATCCAAGGTAAGGCAAAAATATCACCACATATAAAAGAACCTCCCAATGGTAATCATAAGAATTCATAAAGAGATTCTATATATATATGACAAGAAAATGCCACGCAAACTGCAGGGACTCAAAACAAATTAATCAGATAGTGTAcactattattgttattatttactTGTAGTACCTTCATCAATCAAGTGCATATAAGAATGTTGACAGATAGCTGATAACATCCACATACAAAAAGAGAATGACAGTAAATAGGTAGGTTAACTACAGAGTCTACAGACAGCAGCTACATTCATCATGTCCCTTTAGGGTCCTACTAGGACACTAATATtaccgagagcgagagagatgaagagagatagaTAGCATTATATAATAGTGCGTTACAAACTGCTCTCCCTTATGTTCCCACTGCTGGCCTGAGTGTTAGGCTGTGCTCCAGCATGGTTCAGGGCTTGGCGAGTCCAGGTATGCAGGTCCAGGAGAACCTGGTTCAGCTTCTCCATCCAGTCCCCTCGATCCTCCCGCGTATCTGCTGCGAACCAGCACCTGAAGAACAGAGAGATCATGGAACAGAGATTGGGTTCAACACTTAATGAGAATACTGAAATGTAATGTAAGATCTATGAAGCTAGACCACCGTCTAGGAGATACACAGACAGGCTTACTTTAGCAGTATCCATCATCCACAAAACATTCCTATTGAAGACATTCATGACCACCTGTTGTCAAGGAAATGTAATTTGCTTGTATCATAGGTGAGTAAAGTTGTTACTTTACAGTTCATACTAGACAACTATAAAAATATTATCATCTTACTTGGCCAGAGCGCTCTGGTCATCCTGTTGTGCAGTCTGGATGCCGCTGACCAGTTCAAAAGTATAAGGGCGAGCACAGGAGTCCCTCTTCACTGGCTTCACACTCTGACTAGAAGAACTAGACAGAGAGATGCTGCCTTCTGCTACCTGTAAGCATAACAGACAGGGAATGTTTTTAGAGTTCAATGACCTTAAGAAATATCAAGTCAGGGTGTAACTTGGTTTACGAGAAATAGAACCAAGAGCTCCATTCCATAGTCATCTCTGTCAATTCAATGCCCACCTTGCTGCCCCTGTCATTGGGGTGGTTCCAATAGGACATGTGGTTTCCCTCCAGGACAAAGAAGCGTCGATGCCAAGCTCCAAATTCATTCACCACCTCAAACATGGTCTGAATGGAAGGAGAAGGGAGAAAGAAGGGGTGGGCGGAGGATGAAACACAGTAAAGAAAGTATATAGGACAGGAAAAGGACAGAGATCCCAATGACTTGGGTTGAAACAAAACAGTAACTCACAAGGAAGCCCTGGTGCTGGACGTTAGAGTGGCTATCGCTGTCCAGTCGCAGGTAGATGTTTCCCTCTAGTGGAGATAGGAAGGGTACCTgcacagagaggagggggaactATCATGACATGGATGCCAGGGTTGTGCTGCTTGTAATAGTTCATCTAGCTAGGGAGGTAAACAAAACATGCAGTAGAAAGCAATATGCAATGATAGAGCAAAATACAGTCATTTGAACATACATTTATTTCTACACATTTTCATCTACCTATAGAGTACGCCATCACTGATATTGAAGCCAGTGTAGTTAAAACTAATTATTGGTTCTTGATACCAGTTTTGCTGGCCACATACTCAGAGGCATGAAATAAGTCAAATGGAGAAGCAAAGAGAAAAGGTGGCGTAAAAGTGAGTGGGAAACGTGAGTGAGAGAGCTAAACCTTTTCCTGAAACTCATCTCCCAGGAGTCTCCTGATTTTGCCTTCAAACTTCATCTGTGCACAagtggagagagacacaccacagtgaGGGGTAAAGGTTACATCACTAGTGACCTCACCCAGACTCTGGAAAACTTTAcaccaaaaacaaacaaaagtaaTGTGAGAAAATGACGACCATCCGATCTGTATATCGCAACTGAAAGAATTACGGGTGGAAAAATCTGAAATGTGACATGATATAGATTGAACCAAATGGTAACCCACATCCTCAAGTGACAGAGTGAAACAAGCTGGCAATCAGGTGGTTCAAAATCAAAAGGATGCAAGATAAAACCATGGAATggagtgacaaaaaaaataaaaaaacatacatGCCCACATCTTCCCACACTGCAGGTACAGTAAAAATATCTGATACACAATCATCCAGGCTGGAGCACTGCAGcaggtgtgactgtgtgtgcAGCCAGGTGAGGTGAGCCTACCTTGTCCAGGGGGAACTTGCTCTGGCCCAGGGAGGCCAGGGAGATCTTGTGAGAACCAACCAGAGAGAAATGGCTGGTGCGCCGGGTGTTCAGGGCCGGCATGATAGAAGCTGTGGGCGGTTGATTCGATCCAATCAAAAACTGCCACCATTCAGGATTAATGTTATCTTCAGATAATATGCAACCAGGACAATAATACTTACATGTCACACTGTGGTTGGATCTCTGTTGAAAAGCAACGAGAAAAAGTTCAGATGAGAAACGTGTAACAGTTAAGGAAAAGGGGTTGCTGCCTATCCATCTCTCTGTTACACATGAAATGCCTGTGTGCCTTACTGCACTCTTAAATATATGTCTTCTCTGATATCTGAGATCAATACAGTGTCCTAACATATACATTATTCCATTTAAAAGGTTCATAcaaatacatacagtgagtgGGACATTTCAAGTACTAGGCAGATAAGAAAGCCGATCACTCACCTTGATGGTGCTTAGAAGCTTCCTTGGGGTGACCTTAAAGAAGAACAAGTAAGATCAAAAATGAGCTTTTGTGCAGAACACTCACATGTATACTTCATTGTAATTCATAGAACACTGGACAGCATTTCTTAGTCAGAAGATTGGCTCACTCACCCTTGACCTGGAGGAGCTGCGGAGATCCACATTGCAGATGTTCCCTGAGGTGTGGGACTGAGTAATAGAAGAGTTTGTAAATAATACATACAAATTGTTAACACATTTCTCATCATTGACCCCCTATTGTAAAGATATTTACTAATACATCTGTTTTCGGTGAGACATACAGTAATATGTTCCATCTCACCAGGCTGTAGACCTCCACATCAATCTCAAAGTTAGAGCGAATGTCCTGCCTGAAGGGACATAGTACAGAATCAGTAAGTCACAGAAAGACTTGGACAGACGAGGGGTGACAGCCATTTCAGCAGTAACACAGTAGACATTACATAAGCATCTCCTTCAAGGCACGGACAGACCAGTAGGATTGCCGGCCGAGAGTACTTGGCACCTCTGAACAGTGCCGGACGTAATTTGCAACCTGATTCTACATGTAGAAATGGCGGGTGGTCCCTATAACACACGCGCCGACAGCAAGCGAATGGCGAACAAACAGCCCCCTACTGTATAGACCGACAATCGAGTTTTCACCTTCACTCCTAATGAACTAACTTCCTCCATATGTGGAACCAGTGGCGGGACTCACAGGGTGATGGAGGTGGGGAAGGAGATGGTGTCTCCATTCTGGGCGTCCGCTGCAGTGGCCAATGGGGTCGCAACAATGTTGCAGTGTCCATAGCGAATCAGGACAAAGAAATAATGAGTGGGGCGAcctttagggaggagagaaatatTCAGGAGAGTTGTTCTTTAATCATCTGGTATGGTTTCAAATGTGTCTTGAGCTGACCATCAATTGTACTATACTGTTTTGTGCATTTTAACCTAAATGAGCAGGCAAGCAACTAATCTCTGCAGCTGGCAGCAGAAGAGTAAATGATTCCAAATAAAATATGCAAAATAAACTTCACACTATAAAGGTGACAACATGCATAGCCTCTCGGATGGTAGGTACCTGTTCGTGTGCGGGCTGAGCAGATAAACTCCACCTTGAGAGGGAGCTGGACACTGTTGATGTGGAGTGTGCCCCTGCAGGGCTTCTGGGACATTCTGGAGTCCCCCTCACCATCACCCCCCTCTAGCTCCTCTGAGACTGagctccccctctccctcagccTGGTCACCTCAGCCAGCAGGGCTGCCCGCTTCTCACCTGACACAGAGTGTGACAGAGGGGACACAGTCAGATGATAATACAATGGAGACAAATCAAGAGGTTCATCATACACTCCAGAACAGAAGGATATGGCAGGGAAAGGAGAGGAATAACCATAGGACAGGGATAGAGATGAGTTTGTGTAGAAACTAACTCCGCAGACGGGAAAACTGGAATCATGGCGCTAGAAGGGGGATATGACCACTGGAGACTCACAGGAGACAAGCAGTAGTTTCTCAGCCTCTGCCTCCTCCAGGGAACCCCTGCCGTGGTCCTCGTCAGTGCAGCAGCTCAGGGCCTGCAACGTCTGATTGATGACCGTCTGCAGCTTGGCAGCCTCCTCATTCAGAACCTGACCAATCACAGGAGGACAGGATATTCATGCCACCCAGCCATACTCATTTAAATACTCTTTCTTTACACAGTGTCAGAGGCATAGTTATGTTATCCATGTGGTACATTTGTCAATGCCTTCACATAAAGGAATGTTTTGGATGATATGCTCCATGACACAGAAGACACACACTAGACTCAACCGCTCCAAGTCGTACTACAGACCATGATCCTGTCCTTGGTGTTGACAGCGTGCTGGGGGCGGGACTTCTCAGCGGCACGCCTTTGCACCCCTGGGGTTACACTCTGAATGGCTGGCTTGGTGCTCCGTCTCTGGGTACGGTAGGCATCGAtgctgtcaatcaatcaatcacaaaaCACTTTGGAGTCATCAATTACAGGTATAAATCACAAGCCAATCATATCTTTCTAAAGATTTTTATAGTCAATTAATTTTTCCAATTTCACTCGTTAACCAACCGACCCTGACCCCCgggtgcacgtttagttttttgccttagcaccacacagctgattcaaataaccaactcatcatcaacctttgatttgaatcaggtgtgtagtgctaaggcaaaaaccaaaacgtgaacCCAGCAGGGaccccaggacagagtttgggaaaccctggtgtaGAGGACATGATGACTCACCTGTAGAGAGGGGAACTgtcggcagggggagtggtcagcTCTTCAGGACTCAGAGATGGAAggttggctggctgactggctgcaaGTCTCTGCGGGGATATCAAACACTTAAATGTCCATTTGGATGTGTAAAACATTCAAAACTTTGAAACCGCAGGGTAACACTTTCAGAATCACATTGAAGAAGGTGACCATGGcgccctctgtctgtctgcagagCCTTACCATAGGGGTGACCACAGCTTCCACAGActtgctgagaggagagaggatgcagcTGGGTGGGAGGGTCAGCAGCTCATCTGCACTGGAGTCCAGTTCCCTGGTCTCTTCCAGGTCTTCACCCTCCTCAGCTTTCGCCTTGTCCAACTCGGTGTCCGTTTTCTCCTTTCTGCACATCACTGTGGCTATGCCACTGTCGTGATCCTCAgtgccctcctcctcttccatccttCCCTGGGCAGCAGCCTCCACCACATCCTCAAACATCAGGTCAATCGTCTCAGCAGTGTTGGTTTCATCTGGAGAGCTCAGCTCAGCCTCTGTGGATAAATCCCCATATGCAGTAAGTTAACATTCAGGCAAACTATTGCTCTAGTATGTCTGTGACCTGGTTTTCCCAACTTGTAACAAATATTTCAAATGGCTCATCATTTGGCTGTtcatagtgtaaaaaaaaaaattaaaatgataAGGGTGTGAGGTGGTGGCAGTGACCCATTGAACCCATTGTTTAGAATGGTGCGCACTGCAGACAGTAAGATATTACCAATATATTTATAACCCAGGTGTGTAAGCGACTGCatgtatagtgccttcagaaagtattcacaccccttgactttttccacactgtgttgtgttacagcctgaatttaaaatggtttaattgagattgtgtgtcactggcatacacacaataccccataatgtcaaagtggaattttgtttttcTAAATTCTTACGAATTAATacatttaaagctgaaatgtctcgagTCAATTGGTACTCAACCccttttatggcaagcctaaaaatTTGCTAAACCAGTCACATAAGTagcatggactcactatgtgcgATAGTttttacctcatctctgtaccccccacacacacacacacaactacagtgccttcggaaagtattcagaccccttgacatttcccaattttttttaacgttacagccttattctaaaattgattaaatagtttccccccaatctacacacaatacccctatagtgacaaagcaaaaacagatttagaaatgtttgctaaacagaaatatcacatttacgtaagtattcagaccctttacttagtactttgttgaagtacctttggcagcaattacagcctcaagtcttcttggatatgacgctacaagcttggcacacctgtatttggggagtttctcccatttttctttgcagatcctctcaagctctgtcaggttggatgtggagcgttgctgcacagctattttcaggtctctccagagatgttcgatcgggttcaagtccgggctctggctgggccactcaaggacattcagagacttgtcccgaagccactcctgcgttgtcctgttggaaggtgaaccgtcgccccagtctgaggtcctgagcaccctggagcaggttttcatcaaggacctctgtactttcctccgttcatctttgcctcgatcctgactagtctcccagtccctgccgctgaaaaacacccccacagcatgatgctgccacccccatgcttcaccgtaaggatggtgccaggtttcctccagacgtgacgcttggcattcaggccaaagagttcaatcttggtttcatcagaccagagaatcttgtttctcatggtctgagagactttaggttccttttggcaaactccaagcgggctgtcatgtgccttttactgaggagtggcttccatctggccactctaccataaaggcctgattggtggagtgctgcagagatggttgtccttctggaaggttctcccatctcctcagaggaactctagagctctgtcagagtgaccattgggttcttcgtcacctcctttaccaaggcccttctcccccgattgctcagtttggctgggcagccagctctaggaagagtcttggtggttccaaacttcttccatttaagaatgatggaggccactgtgttcttggggaccttcaatgctgctgagattttttggtaccattccccagatctgtgcctcgacacaatcctgtcgtctcggagctctacagacaattccttcgacctcatggcttggtttttgctctgacatgcactgtcaactgtgggaccttatatagacaggtgtgtgcctttccaaatcatgtccagtcaattgaattttccacatgtggactccaatcaagttgtagaaacatctcaaggatgatcaatggaaacaggatgtaccggagcgcaattttgagtctcatagcaaagtgtctgaatacttatgtaaataaggtatttctattttgtatttttaatagatttgcaataatttctaaaaaactgtttttgctttgtcattgttacggatacaggtatcctgtgtttttgtgtgtttctactctttctgccctaatcacaggtgtcctgtatgttcctgattggtggtcgttgaggtgtctgctgattggaccaatcagtgaacattcctgtgaatagcaccacctgttactcgtttgttgaatcacacagcccattgtataaaaccagacttgtgtttgttgcaagagagagagactttttgccatatgtgagtatggacacggtggtgtcctgtgtgttgtgtacgcactaagttgttggttaccctattggtaacattattagaaaatatttctttacctgagtgtggatactgttgtatcctgtgtacttatttaattgctgagtaccctgtttagtagttttgtgtgttgtttgggaaaaaggggggtttaagctagttgcccttgggcgtacattacccgtaggaagaaatctgtctataaacaccagttagacctgagcggaccacccactgtatttttgtatgactagcagtagcctagcggttcttcaggcaggctagatcagtttagggggttttacattattgtttcatttcttgggtcctgctcagcccctttttcccaaacctttaccgtgtgtttagtaataaacactttgtgtttgacggtagttcatggtagttgtgtcttatttgttctcactattccatgccacacttataatttacatgaatttatgttacgggtctcatgtccatccaccctagatgtttagagccacggggttcgtaacagtcattatggggtattgtgtgtagactgctgAGGATTCTACATAAAAATgaacttttagaataaggctgtaacattaaaaaatgtggaaaaagtcaaggggtctgaatactttccgaaggcaccatCTGTAAGGTccgtcagtcgagcagtgaatttcaaacacagattcaaccaaaaagaccagggaggttttccaatgccttgcaaagaagggcacctatttgtagatgggtaaaataagaaaagcagacattgaatatccctttgagcatggttaagttattaattacactttggattgtgtatcaatacacccaggcactacaaagatacaggcgtccttcctaactcagttggcggagaggaaggaaaccgctaagagatttcaccatgaggccaatggtgactaaaacagttacagagtttaatggctgtgataggagaaaactgaggatggatcaataacattgtagttactccacaatactaacctaattgacggaGTGAAcagaaggaagactgtacagaataa from Coregonus clupeaformis isolate EN_2021a chromosome 29, ASM2061545v1, whole genome shotgun sequence encodes the following:
- the LOC121576719 gene encoding anillin-like isoform X2, whose product is MDREHRRWLSTDLKRPRDPLSNTEDNVPSSSEVNDVQKRRRLKLLGEENVSPDKKSSSRDRLRCAELEVKPDTPALCSVRSRVQQLTQRREGGPLLAQRCLSDPGSGVPSIIIQDGFKEHHLIGEAEFSSRVERFKAPTTPPASPLPGNRCPRTLSNAVTNLQLKLEDSNTPSSKQASRIRQEREEELCLLRAQPIAENVFLKRSFSDSSLAERVTPPVSSSPRMMVGRSRRLQWPPFQPWNADLNVTGDEPLWVKDGSFTETSVTAKIHGVAPPIQDTAPSDREQEDSELLRDEEQTCELQSEARELKKVTFTLEPEMISDSALCELDSSSSWRRASMSEAELSSPDETNTAETIDLMFEDVVEAAAQGRMEEEEGTEDHDSGIATVMCRKEKTDTELDKAKAEEGEDLEETRELDSSADELLTLPPSCILSPLSKSVEAVVTPMRLAASQPANLPSLSPEELTTPPADSSPLYSIDAYRTQRRSTKPAIQSVTPGVQRRAAEKSRPQHAVNTKDRIMVLNEEAAKLQTVINQTLQALSCCTDEDHGRGSLEEAEAEKLLLVSCEKRAALLAEVTRLRERGSSVSEELEGGDGEGDSRMSQKPCRGTLHINSVQLPLKVEFICSARTRTGRPTHYFFVLIRYGHCNIVATPLATAADAQNGDTISFPTSITLQDIRSNFEIDVEVYSLSHTSGNICNVDLRSSSRSRVTPRKLLSTIKRSNHSVTSSIMPALNTRRTSHFSLVGSHKISLASLGQSKFPLDKVPFLSPLEGNIYLRLDSDSHSNVQHQGFLTMFEVVNEFGAWHRRFFVLEGNHMSYWNHPNDRGSKVAEGSISLSSSSSQSVKPVKRDSCARPYTFELVSGIQTAQQDDQSALAKCWFAADTREDRGDWMEKLNQVLLDLHTWTRQALNHAGAQPNTQASSGNIRESSL